The Ciconia boyciana chromosome 17, ASM3463844v1, whole genome shotgun sequence genome contains a region encoding:
- the LIMK1 gene encoding LIM domain kinase 1 isoform X7 codes for MRRMGACTARRITGHASGSSATAAPSRSPRGWSCGHCYYQMVVTPVIEQILPDSPASRIPHTVTLVSIPACSDGKRGFSVSIDQGCGTEHPRTVRVREVDPDCISPDMKNSIHVGDRILEINGTPIGHVPLDEIDLLIQETSRLLQLTIEHDPHQPLARESGLACSPLPAPCSPLHSPAPLPCGEPGTMRQRIVTRSCSTDKSPGSGSVGSPASQRKDIGRSESLRVVSRAHRIFRPSDLIHGEVLGKGCFGQAIKVTHRETGEVMVMKELIRFDEETQRTFLKEVKVMRCLEHPNVLKFIGVLYKEKRLNFITEYIKGGTLRGLIKNMDSHYPWSQRVSFAKDIAAGMAYLHSMNIIHRDLNSHNCLVRENKSVVVADFGLARLMVDEKNQPEHLKNLKKPDRKKRYTVVGNPYWMAPEMINGRSYDEKVDIFSFGIVLCEIIGRVSADPDYLPRTTDFGLNVRGFLDRYCPPACPPSFFPIAVCCCDLDPEKRPSFSKLEQWLEALRMHLEIHLPLSSQLEQLDRAFGETHQRGEGGLPAPPR; via the exons ATGAGAAGGATGGGCGCCTGTACTGCAAGAAGGATTACTGGGCACGCTTCGGGGAGCTCTGCCACGGCTGCTCCGAGCAGATCACCAAGGGGCTGGTCATG CGGGCACTGCTATTACCAGATGGTGGTGACGCCGGTCATCGAGCAGATCCTGCCGGATTCGCCAGCTTCCCGCATCCCGCACACCGTCACGCTCgtctccatccctgcctgctccgACGGCAAACGTGGCTTCTCCGTCTCCATCGACCAGGGCTGCGGCACCGAGCACCCCCGCACCGTCCGCGTCCGAGA GGTGGATCCAGACTGCATCAGCCCTGACATGAAGAACTCCATCCACGTGGGCGACCGCATCCTGGAGATCAACGGCACCCCCATCGGCCACGTCCCCCTGGATGAG ATCGACCTGTTGATCCAGGAGACCAGCCGCCTGCTCCAGCTGACCATCGAGCACGACCCCCACCAGCCCCTTGCCCGCGAGTCGGGActtgcctgcagccccctgcccgccccgtgCAGCCCCCTGCACTCCCCGGCCCCCCTGCCCTGCGGGGAGCCCGGCACCATGCGCCAGCGGATTGTCAC gaggagctgcagcacgGACAAGTCTCCGGGCTCCGGCTCGGTGGGCTCGCCCGCATCCCAACGCAAGGACATCGGTCGCTCTGAGTCGTTGCGCGTCGTCTCCCGTGCCCATCGCATCTTCCGCCCCTCCGACCTGATCCATGGCGAGGTGCTGGGCAAGGGCTGCTTCGGCCAGGCCATCAAG GTGACGCATCGGGAGACGGGCGAGGTGATGGTCATGAAGGAGCTGATCCGCTTTGACGAGGAGACGCAGAGGACCTTCCTCAAAGAG GTGAAGGTGATGCGCTGCCTGGAGCACCCCAACGTGCTGAAGTTCATCGGAGTGCTGTACAAGGAGAAGAGGCTGAACTTCATCACGGAGTACATCAAGGGGGGCACCTTGAGGGGCCTCATCAAGAACATG gaCAGCCACTACCCCTGGAGCCAGCGGGTCAGCTTCGCCAAGGACATCGCCGCCGGCATG GCCTACCTCCACTCCATGAACATCATCCACCGTGACCTCAACTCTCACAACTGCCTCGTGCGGGAG AACAAGAGCGTGGTGGTGGCTGATTTTGGGCTGGCACGGCTGATGGTGGACGAGAAGAACCAGCCTGAACATCTCAAGAACCTGAAGAAACCAGACCGCAAGAAGCGGTACACGGTGGTGGGGAACCCGTACTGGATGGCCCCTGAGATGATCAATG GGAGGAGCTACGATGAGAAGGTGGACATCTTCTCCTTCGGCATCGTCCTGTGCGAG ATCATCGGCCGGGTGAGCGCTGACCCCGACTACCTGCCCCGCACCACCGACTTCGGCCTCAACGTCAGGGGCTTCCTGGACCGCTACTgcccccccgcctgcccccccaGCTTCTTCCCCATCGCCGTCTGCTGCTGCGACCTGGACCCCGAGAAGCG GCCGTCCTTCAGCAAGCTGGAACAGTGGCTGGAGGCCCTCCGCATGCACCTGGAGATCCACCTGCCGCTGAgctcccagctggagcagctggaccGAGCCTTCGGGGAGACGCACCAGCGGGGCGAGGGCGGgctgcccgcgcccccccgATAG
- the LIMK1 gene encoding LIM domain kinase 1 isoform X4 codes for MSPALSTLVSPHVPTLPASTGTPGATCCTLGMVTHGCGGPAAGCCECGASLSHQYYEKDGRLYCKKDYWARFGELCHGCSEQITKGLVMVAGEQKYHPECFSCLNCRTFIGDGDTYALVERSKLYCGHCYYQMVVTPVIEQILPDSPASRIPHTVTLVSIPACSDGKRGFSVSIDQGCGTEHPRTVRVREVDPDCISPDMKNSIHVGDRILEINGTPIGHVPLDEIDLLIQETSRLLQLTIEHDPHQPLARESGLACSPLPAPCSPLHSPAPLPCGEPGTMRQRIVTRSCSTDKSPGSGSVGSPASQRKDIGRSESLRVVSRAHRIFRPSDLIHGEVLGKGCFGQAIKVTHRETGEVMVMKELIRFDEETQRTFLKEVKVMRCLEHPNVLKFIGVLYKEKRLNFITEYIKGGTLRGLIKNMDSHYPWSQRVSFAKDIAAGMAYLHSMNIIHRDLNSHNCLVRENKSVVVADFGLARLMVDEKNQPEHLKNLKKPDRKKRYTVVGNPYWMAPEMINGRSYDEKVDIFSFGIVLCEASTIVFGVSPWGWGPPLGLSPLLPPTFPQIIGRVSADPDYLPRTTDFGLNVRGFLDRYCPPACPPSFFPIAVCCCDLDPEKRPSFSKLEQWLEALRMHLEIHLPLSSQLEQLDRAFGETHQRGEGGLPAPPR; via the exons atgtcccctgccCTGTCCACCCTGGTGTCCCCGCACGTCCCCACACTGCCAGCCAGCACTGGCACCCCCGGAGCCACCTGCTGCACCCTGGGGATGGTGACACACGGATGCGGTGGCCCTGCAGCAGG GTGCTGTGAGTGCGGGGCCTCCCTGTCCCACCAGTACTATGAGAAGGATGGGCGCCTGTACTGCAAGAAGGATTACTGGGCACGCTTCGGGGAGCTCTGCCACGGCTGCTCCGAGCAGATCACCAAGGGGCTGGTCATG GTGGCCGGGGAGCAGAAGTACCACCCCGAGTGCTTCAGCTGCCTCAACTGCCGCACGTTCATCGGGGACGGTGACACCTACGCGCTGGTGGAGCGCTCCAAGCTCTACTG CGGGCACTGCTATTACCAGATGGTGGTGACGCCGGTCATCGAGCAGATCCTGCCGGATTCGCCAGCTTCCCGCATCCCGCACACCGTCACGCTCgtctccatccctgcctgctccgACGGCAAACGTGGCTTCTCCGTCTCCATCGACCAGGGCTGCGGCACCGAGCACCCCCGCACCGTCCGCGTCCGAGA GGTGGATCCAGACTGCATCAGCCCTGACATGAAGAACTCCATCCACGTGGGCGACCGCATCCTGGAGATCAACGGCACCCCCATCGGCCACGTCCCCCTGGATGAG ATCGACCTGTTGATCCAGGAGACCAGCCGCCTGCTCCAGCTGACCATCGAGCACGACCCCCACCAGCCCCTTGCCCGCGAGTCGGGActtgcctgcagccccctgcccgccccgtgCAGCCCCCTGCACTCCCCGGCCCCCCTGCCCTGCGGGGAGCCCGGCACCATGCGCCAGCGGATTGTCAC gaggagctgcagcacgGACAAGTCTCCGGGCTCCGGCTCGGTGGGCTCGCCCGCATCCCAACGCAAGGACATCGGTCGCTCTGAGTCGTTGCGCGTCGTCTCCCGTGCCCATCGCATCTTCCGCCCCTCCGACCTGATCCATGGCGAGGTGCTGGGCAAGGGCTGCTTCGGCCAGGCCATCAAG GTGACGCATCGGGAGACGGGCGAGGTGATGGTCATGAAGGAGCTGATCCGCTTTGACGAGGAGACGCAGAGGACCTTCCTCAAAGAG GTGAAGGTGATGCGCTGCCTGGAGCACCCCAACGTGCTGAAGTTCATCGGAGTGCTGTACAAGGAGAAGAGGCTGAACTTCATCACGGAGTACATCAAGGGGGGCACCTTGAGGGGCCTCATCAAGAACATG gaCAGCCACTACCCCTGGAGCCAGCGGGTCAGCTTCGCCAAGGACATCGCCGCCGGCATG GCCTACCTCCACTCCATGAACATCATCCACCGTGACCTCAACTCTCACAACTGCCTCGTGCGGGAG AACAAGAGCGTGGTGGTGGCTGATTTTGGGCTGGCACGGCTGATGGTGGACGAGAAGAACCAGCCTGAACATCTCAAGAACCTGAAGAAACCAGACCGCAAGAAGCGGTACACGGTGGTGGGGAACCCGTACTGGATGGCCCCTGAGATGATCAATG GGAGGAGCTACGATGAGAAGGTGGACATCTTCTCCTTCGGCATCGTCCTGTGCGAGGCAAGTACCATTGTGTTTGGGGTCTCCCcttggggctggggtccccccttGGGGCTGAGCCCGCTCCTCCCTCCCACTTTCCCCCAGATCATCGGCCGGGTGAGCGCTGACCCCGACTACCTGCCCCGCACCACCGACTTCGGCCTCAACGTCAGGGGCTTCCTGGACCGCTACTgcccccccgcctgcccccccaGCTTCTTCCCCATCGCCGTCTGCTGCTGCGACCTGGACCCCGAGAAGCG GCCGTCCTTCAGCAAGCTGGAACAGTGGCTGGAGGCCCTCCGCATGCACCTGGAGATCCACCTGCCGCTGAgctcccagctggagcagctggaccGAGCCTTCGGGGAGACGCACCAGCGGGGCGAGGGCGGgctgcccgcgcccccccgATAG